The following is a genomic window from Paenibacillus thiaminolyticus.
AACGGTGATGCAACTCCTGATCTCCATGGGAGGGAACAGCCTATATAAGGAACTTTGGAATCACAAGGCTATGACGTAAACACCGCAACCACTTCCGCTTTTGTCCAACAGAGGAATAAAGTGCTGCCGTCTGCTGTGGAATTCTTGTTTCACGCATTTACGCAATCGGTTACGGATATCAAGGACTACCGAGGGTATCGGCTACTTGCCGTTGACGGTTCGGATTTGCATATCGCAACTGACTCTGCGGACACGGACACCTATTTTCAAAGTCAACCGAACACGAAAGGCTATAACCTTCTGCATTTGAACGCTGCCTATGACTTGTGCAACAGACTGTACGTGGATGCCATTGTTCAGCCACGAAGGTTATGCAACGAGGGAAGGGCGCTGGCTGCTATGGTTCACCGTTCTCCAATCAAGGGCAAAACCATTGTGATTGCCGATAGAGGTTATGAAAGTTACAACAATTTCGCGCATCTTGAACGCAAAGGGTGGAACTATGTCATACGGGTAAAGGATTTGGATTCCAATGGTATTCTTTCGGGCTTGCGTTTGCCCTCTAGCGGAGAGTTTGATAGGAACGTTCATCTGACACTCACCAAAACAAACCAAAGAGGTCAAGGCTAATCCCGAGATTTACAAGTTCGTTCCTTCCACGTCAACCTTTGATTTTTTGGATTTGCATGAGAACTTGTTTTACCCGATTTCCTTTCGGGTGGTTCGTTTCGTCCTGCCGAGTGGCGCTTTTGAGACCGTCATTACGAATCTTACCGCCACGGATTTCCCACCGGGTGAAATCATGTCAATGTATAACATGCGATGGGGCATTGAAACCTCATTCCGGGCATTAAAGTACACTGTCGGTCTGACGAATTTTCATGCAAAGAAACGAGAGTCCATCACCCAGGAGATATTCGCAAGAATGATCCTGTACAATTTCGCTGAAATGATAACCTCGCACGTCGTCATTTCCCAAATGGAGAAACGGCACCCCTATCAAGTTAACTTCACGGTTGCCGTTCACGTGTGTAGACACTTCCTGCGCTCAAGGGACGATGAACCCCCGCCTGATGTTGAAGCGCTGATTCGCAAAAACATTTTGCCGATTCGACCCATTCGCCCAGGGCAGCAGAATACGCGCAAAATACGCTACAAATCAGTGGTTAGCTTCGTCTATAGAGTAGCATAATTTGTTTCATATGAACATTTTTTTAAGCGGATCATCCCTCCGCTTTGTTTGCTGTACACTTTTTTCCTTGCTTGTATACAAAAAAGAAACGGCACAGGGCTTTTTCCCATGCCGTTTCGGATTCCATTTTTATTTCCGCTCTTGTCTTGGAGCTAAACTTAATGACATTGCCCTGGAGGGTGCTTTTTTGCATGATGCATGCTTCGGGAAAGAACGGGCATTAACCGAACGATTCGGGGTATTGCGCCAAAAAGCGGATTACTTCATCTGAGATGTCCCAATGAAATATAGAAGTCATGTTTTCGTCTCTAAAGAAAGAATGTACGACGTTGTGATTAAACTGTGTAGTATAGGCCACGAACTGTTCCCTCGCGTTGGGGCCTTGAAGCTTTTGCAGGTCGGCTGCTAAGGATGGCGATTCTTTAGAAAAATCGAACTCGGCTATCCGAATCTTCCTTCTTTCACGGTTCCGGTTGGTATTTGCATGGAGCTCCATGTTTGCTAGATCATAAACGATGCTAAAGACTGTGTCTTCCCGCTTTGCCTTCTCCAACGTCTCAAATCCAAAATCGACCATCTCCGAATGAAGTGTTTTTTTCTTTGTCCGCTCCCACACGGCAAGAACGCGCTTCATGGAGTTTTGCTCGTATTCGTCCCGGCCTGTCCAATCGGTAATCCCGGACATGATTTCATCCCGTGCCTGTGCATAAGGGGAATTGGCCATAATCGGAGCGGATAGATGATCTTCATAAATTTGCATATTTCCGTTCAAAAATTCGATAATCGTACAGTCGCCGCTTCGATCCGCAATCAGGTAGTGCAATTTGGATGTGCTCTGGTCAATCCGAAGCGTTGCCGCTGCTTGCAGCACTTCCCTGACCGTAGCGCAAGTATCGAGCATATATTGAATCCATTGCAATTCATTCACAGTATGCTTGTCATCCGCCGGGGGATGTTCCGTTGTCCACAGCGTAGTCTGCTCCACGACGAGGCCCTGTTCATTCATTCCGCCATTAGGGCTTTCCTTGCCGTTCTGGGAGACGGTTAGACTGCCATAGCGGGATACCCATGTTGCAGGAAGGGCCGGCGGCAGCATAAGTGCGGTTTTGCGGATGCCTCTATGATTTGTAAATAAGAACACACCATCGTAAATAACATCTTGATTTTTGCATACAACTATTTTTCCATCCTGATGAAGTTGAAACACAGTGCTCATCACTCAGACTCCTTTAACATTGTGTTGAGGCCGGTTACGTCTCCGCCCTCGATATGATCTAAAAAAGCATGGCACAGGCGAAGGGTGCTGGCATCCGCTCCTTTCACAATGGCAGCAAACCGGCTGATGATCATTTGGTGTTCTTTTTCTGTCTGAAGCTGCTTCAGCTTCTCGCGATAGGCTTCCATATCCGTTCCATCTTCCGCATGTTCTAATAATCGGGTGAGGAACAGAATTTGAATATTTATTTTCATATCGACCGTCAAGTCTTTCAAATAATAATCATCATCGACGAGGATTGCGGCATCCATGTTGAAATAATTTCCTAAGGCATGAAGCCGCTCTTTTGGCACAGGCCGTCTCTTTTTGATCCAATCGGAAAATTGTTGAGGGGTTATTGCTGCCTCCTTGCATACACTGGTGTATGAAACTTGATGAAGGAGAGCAAGGTATTGCAACGTTGTCATCATTGGAACAGATTCCATATTCATTGTTCACTCCTTTGACATAAAATATGTCGTTCATA
Proteins encoded in this region:
- a CDS encoding transposase, encoding MESQGYDVNTATTSAFVQQRNKVLPSAVEFLFHAFTQSVTDIKDYRGYRLLAVDGSDLHIATDSADTDTYFQSQPNTKGYNLLHLNAAYDLCNRLYVDAIVQPRRLCNEGRALAAMVHRSPIKGKTIVIADRGYESYNNFAHLERKGWNYVIRVKDLDSNGILSGLRLPSSGEFDRNVHLTLTKTNQRGQG
- a CDS encoding transposase — its product is MHENLFYPISFRVVRFVLPSGAFETVITNLTATDFPPGEIMSMYNMRWGIETSFRALKYTVGLTNFHAKKRESITQEIFARMILYNFAEMITSHVVISQMEKRHPYQVNFTVAVHVCRHFLRSRDDEPPPDVEALIRKNILPIRPIRPGQQNTRKIRYKSVVSFVYRVA
- a CDS encoding linear amide C-N hydrolase, which codes for MSTVFQLHQDGKIVVCKNQDVIYDGVFLFTNHRGIRKTALMLPPALPATWVSRYGSLTVSQNGKESPNGGMNEQGLVVEQTTLWTTEHPPADDKHTVNELQWIQYMLDTCATVREVLQAAATLRIDQSTSKLHYLIADRSGDCTIIEFLNGNMQIYEDHLSAPIMANSPYAQARDEIMSGITDWTGRDEYEQNSMKRVLAVWERTKKKTLHSEMVDFGFETLEKAKREDTVFSIVYDLANMELHANTNRNRERRKIRIAEFDFSKESPSLAADLQKLQGPNAREQFVAYTTQFNHNVVHSFFRDENMTSIFHWDISDEVIRFLAQYPESFG